In Actinoplanes derwentensis, the following proteins share a genomic window:
- a CDS encoding DUF2834 domain-containing protein, translating into MVSRRVYVGLAVLGAVVPYAAFAVFISRHGLDLVRLSQQAFGSPGAAFFALDVVVCGVTVLVGAMRDSRLIGTKWAVAIATLLVGPSCGLPLWLALRQVGEIDER; encoded by the coding sequence ATGGTGTCGCGACGCGTCTACGTCGGCTTGGCAGTGCTCGGAGCGGTCGTTCCTTATGCGGCATTTGCCGTTTTCATCAGTCGGCATGGCCTGGATCTGGTTCGGCTGTCGCAACAGGCGTTCGGCTCGCCGGGTGCCGCCTTCTTTGCTCTTGATGTGGTCGTCTGCGGTGTCACGGTGCTGGTCGGCGCGATGCGTGACTCTCGCCTGATCGGCACCAAGTGGGCCGTAGCAATCGCGACCCTACTTGTAGGACCCAGCTGTGGCCTGCCGTTGTGGCTGGCGCTCCGACAGGTCGGCGAGATTGACGAACGCTGA
- a CDS encoding site-specific integrase, which produces MRTRDLAPGMALEVLASLAADAAGGTKMRPSSARSVVRAIQDQAGCFLLELDDTRIAHVVGIVVRRWRARLTIMNADPESEWDRDEIRLAVVKPGAPNLVLRVGDITQPWLRDLLVNLLRVRIHHLAVRSAASWVLSVGRLSRFLATRTDAGSAPRLLSTAAMDRFVAALRADRDVTSVMHEGTVAGVGAVLSQARALGLVDRHGLPAGFTVHHGHYPDKKQMVREDRAFPDATFRFLLGADDLLGPRVLELARSIPGGTFRGEVFVTALHLAASFGRRPEELCSLLAHRVRVADAGAGELLYTNFKSGRDQVWLPVDARTAAFVQDWIPRLRGRYPDTPFAALALLPAPHANPAGVRPMRSVILAAWFRLWVTLLEQAIVLAHLHQATAGLPLEALCELPCRALAGQTLHVADEEHVLPAPTAQILIDYLADATARAAGSKYAPADLSDLPMFPDPFTPPRPNPLRGRRPMEFVSVSAARFKPLGEGWLPLAAGYPSGGIPGVNLGATRINPDQLQVRLFRHTYLQHLVNLGTDIFLVQELADHGNVQTTINSYVRVQDEKLREAVDLLATHRLNTYGRPATNGVALASAPARDMTTNDCTNPQVLALGREGCQYDRMCFGCDHFAADPSYIPDIKTEIHTCTMTLARLEIEEETALKPHHVAVLAARRDGWRRMLSVLTGHLDALDPAERERVETAADIVRDFRSRIRSGGLNLAGTTTLPTTARP; this is translated from the coding sequence GTGAGAACCCGAGACCTGGCGCCAGGTATGGCGCTGGAGGTCCTGGCGTCCCTGGCCGCAGATGCCGCTGGCGGGACGAAGATGAGGCCTTCCTCGGCGCGGTCAGTGGTGCGGGCGATACAGGACCAGGCGGGGTGTTTCCTGCTCGAGCTGGACGACACTCGCATCGCGCATGTCGTGGGGATCGTGGTGCGCCGTTGGCGGGCGCGCCTGACGATCATGAATGCCGATCCGGAGAGCGAGTGGGACCGGGACGAAATCAGGCTTGCGGTCGTCAAGCCCGGTGCGCCGAACTTGGTTCTGCGCGTCGGTGACATCACCCAGCCGTGGCTTCGGGACCTGTTAGTCAACCTGTTGCGGGTTCGCATCCATCACCTCGCCGTCCGCTCGGCGGCATCGTGGGTGCTTTCGGTGGGACGGTTGTCGCGGTTCTTGGCCACCCGCACCGATGCGGGTAGCGCCCCACGGCTGCTGTCCACTGCGGCGATGGACCGCTTCGTGGCCGCGCTGCGGGCGGACCGCGACGTCACCTCGGTGATGCATGAGGGCACGGTGGCGGGGGTGGGGGCTGTCTTGTCGCAGGCCCGGGCGCTGGGGCTCGTCGACCGTCATGGTCTTCCTGCCGGGTTCACCGTTCACCACGGGCACTATCCCGACAAGAAGCAGATGGTCCGGGAAGACCGTGCATTCCCCGACGCCACGTTCCGGTTCCTCCTCGGCGCAGATGACCTGCTCGGGCCACGAGTGCTGGAGCTGGCCCGCAGCATCCCGGGCGGGACATTCCGCGGGGAGGTGTTCGTCACCGCACTGCATCTGGCCGCCAGCTTCGGCCGCCGGCCCGAGGAGCTGTGCTCCCTGCTCGCTCACCGAGTGCGGGTCGCCGACGCCGGGGCCGGCGAACTGCTCTACACCAACTTCAAGTCCGGCCGGGACCAGGTGTGGCTGCCGGTCGATGCCCGCACCGCTGCCTTCGTCCAGGACTGGATCCCACGGCTGCGTGGCCGATACCCCGACACACCCTTCGCCGCCCTGGCCCTGCTGCCAGCGCCCCACGCCAACCCTGCCGGCGTTCGCCCCATGAGGAGTGTCATCCTCGCGGCCTGGTTCCGTCTGTGGGTGACGCTGCTCGAGCAGGCGATCGTGCTCGCCCACCTCCACCAGGCCACCGCAGGCCTGCCACTCGAGGCCTTGTGCGAGTTGCCCTGCCGAGCCCTGGCCGGACAGACCCTGCACGTCGCCGACGAGGAGCACGTTCTCCCGGCCCCGACAGCCCAGATACTGATCGACTACCTTGCCGACGCGACCGCCCGGGCGGCAGGCAGCAAGTACGCCCCGGCGGACCTCAGCGATCTGCCCATGTTCCCGGACCCCTTCACGCCACCCCGCCCCAACCCGTTGAGAGGGCGTCGGCCGATGGAGTTCGTTTCCGTATCCGCGGCCCGGTTCAAGCCACTGGGAGAAGGCTGGCTCCCGCTCGCGGCCGGCTACCCCAGCGGCGGCATCCCCGGGGTCAACCTCGGCGCCACGCGGATCAACCCCGACCAGTTGCAGGTCCGCCTGTTCCGGCACACCTATCTGCAGCACCTGGTCAACCTCGGCACCGACATCTTCCTGGTCCAAGAACTCGCCGACCACGGCAACGTGCAGACCACGATCAACTCCTATGTGCGGGTCCAGGACGAGAAGCTGCGGGAGGCAGTCGATCTGCTGGCCACGCACCGGCTGAACACCTACGGCCGCCCCGCCACGAACGGCGTTGCCCTGGCCAGTGCACCGGCGCGGGACATGACCACGAACGACTGCACCAACCCGCAGGTGTTGGCCCTGGGCCGCGAAGGGTGCCAGTACGACCGGATGTGCTTCGGCTGCGACCACTTCGCCGCCGACCCCAGCTACATCCCGGACATCAAGACCGAGATCCACACCTGCACCATGACCCTGGCCCGACTTGAGATCGAGGAAGAGACCGCCCTCAAACCCCACCACGTCGCCGTCCTCGCAGCCCGCCGGGACGGATGGCGGCGCATGCTGAGCGTTCTCACCGGCCACCTGGATGCCCTGGACCCGGCAGAACGGGAACGCGTGGAGACCGCCGCCGACATCGTGCGGGACTTCCGCTCCCGCATCCGTTCCGGCGGCCTCAACCTCGCCGGCACCACCACTCTCCCCACGACGGCCCGGCCATGA
- a CDS encoding tyrosine-type recombinase/integrase: MRRVDEVSDWLIVSEVSTSAPNTIKSQAQALAQWWRWCLGIGADPLTVDAVTFARFVAALQTVPKDLPLTSKVVALPGDPRLRRPSTVSQRVVHIKGFYRWAMHNGRVSAVAGRAVTGFKTPAAPQTMRARRLRPEQVTALLTVNLSPRDRWMVELLYGAGLREGEALGLRVEDWCIGPEVAAVFGCRVYGGPHLHVRRRRNSNGAWAKSPCERVVPIAPRVLQAYRDWQAWAFDHAPESMESPYLTISLAGPTRGRAWSISGFTSMWQTKVRTIPGLEEVTPHLLRHEWASELLDAGAPAFTVQELLGHRSPTSTQIYTHARMDTLTAAVAQLATWRQRLLGIAG; this comes from the coding sequence ATGCGGAGGGTGGACGAGGTCAGCGATTGGTTGATCGTCTCCGAAGTCTCGACCTCGGCCCCGAACACGATCAAGTCCCAGGCGCAGGCCCTGGCCCAGTGGTGGCGATGGTGCCTCGGGATCGGGGCGGACCCGCTGACGGTGGACGCGGTGACGTTCGCCCGGTTCGTGGCCGCACTGCAGACGGTGCCGAAGGACTTGCCCTTGACGAGCAAGGTGGTGGCTCTGCCGGGTGACCCGCGGTTGCGGCGACCGAGCACGGTCAGCCAGCGGGTGGTCCATATCAAGGGTTTCTACCGGTGGGCGATGCACAACGGGCGGGTTTCGGCCGTGGCCGGCCGGGCGGTGACCGGGTTCAAGACCCCCGCCGCCCCGCAGACGATGAGGGCCCGGCGACTGCGACCGGAGCAGGTGACGGCGTTGCTGACGGTGAACCTGTCGCCGCGGGACCGGTGGATGGTGGAGCTGCTGTACGGAGCCGGGCTGCGTGAGGGGGAAGCCCTTGGGCTGCGGGTCGAGGACTGGTGCATCGGCCCGGAGGTCGCTGCGGTGTTCGGCTGCCGCGTGTATGGCGGGCCGCATCTGCACGTGCGCCGGCGCCGCAACAGCAATGGCGCGTGGGCCAAGTCGCCCTGTGAGCGGGTCGTGCCGATCGCGCCCAGGGTGCTGCAGGCCTATCGGGACTGGCAGGCGTGGGCGTTCGATCACGCCCCGGAGAGCATGGAGTCTCCCTACCTGACGATCTCCCTGGCCGGGCCTACCCGGGGCAGGGCCTGGTCGATCAGCGGGTTCACCAGCATGTGGCAGACCAAGGTGAGGACGATCCCCGGGCTCGAAGAGGTGACTCCGCACCTGCTGCGGCACGAGTGGGCCTCCGAGCTCCTGGACGCCGGGGCGCCGGCGTTCACCGTCCAGGAACTGCTCGGACACCGGTCCCCGACCAGCACCCAGATCTACACCCACGCCCGGATGGACACCCTCACCGCCGCCGTCGCCCAACTGGCGACCTGGCGCCAGCGACTTCTCGGGATCGCCGGATGA
- a CDS encoding questin oxidase family protein has translation MTNVDEVYERLRGTGPERDGWLSNHAPMAAEALIRHGHERIVHRWLDDYADRLETRPRGISPVLADDWESPLGDPTRTGDWLNFFDRELALAPWREVLVSWWPRLLPGIAAGATHGVIRVGHAVRSLIDGPTPARIGELGQGLAYWAARWQPLAPPGAGPYPATDPRSALDAVPRVPDQRSGARERLAQLAATPGWAGASGAVPGDPADDVPTRLAAIVEAATLRHGTHGYAAPVMLVHAATAPSAVARVLPVLPDALWKPSLAAAWSATAAITAAYSPGTARPVPARPPELVMALAAEDGDEHAIKFADTALDVYARTGSARVLDSARHSIHLLGA, from the coding sequence ATGACAAACGTCGATGAGGTGTACGAGCGGCTCCGTGGAACCGGGCCGGAACGCGACGGATGGCTGTCCAATCACGCGCCGATGGCCGCCGAGGCGCTGATCCGGCACGGACACGAGCGGATCGTGCACCGGTGGCTCGACGACTACGCCGACCGCCTCGAAACCCGGCCACGCGGCATCAGCCCGGTCCTGGCCGACGACTGGGAATCACCACTCGGCGACCCCACTCGTACCGGCGACTGGCTGAACTTCTTCGACCGGGAACTCGCGCTGGCACCGTGGCGGGAGGTGCTGGTCTCCTGGTGGCCGCGGCTGCTGCCCGGTATCGCCGCGGGCGCGACGCACGGGGTGATCCGAGTCGGACACGCGGTGCGGTCCCTGATCGACGGTCCGACACCCGCCCGAATCGGCGAACTGGGGCAGGGCCTGGCGTACTGGGCGGCACGATGGCAGCCGCTCGCCCCACCAGGCGCCGGCCCCTACCCGGCGACCGATCCACGGTCGGCGCTGGACGCGGTGCCGCGCGTGCCCGACCAGCGGTCCGGCGCCCGGGAGCGGCTGGCGCAACTGGCCGCCACCCCCGGCTGGGCCGGCGCTTCCGGTGCGGTCCCCGGCGATCCCGCCGACGACGTGCCCACCAGGCTGGCAGCGATCGTCGAGGCGGCGACACTGCGACACGGCACCCACGGGTACGCCGCCCCGGTCATGCTGGTCCACGCGGCCACCGCCCCCAGCGCCGTCGCCCGCGTCCTGCCCGTCCTGCCGGACGCCCTGTGGAAACCCAGCCTGGCAGCGGCCTGGTCGGCGACGGCCGCGATCACCGCCGCCTACTCCCCCGGCACCGCACGCCCGGTGCCCGCCCGTCCCCCGGAACTCGTGATGGCCCTGGCCGCCGAAGACGGCGACGAACACGCGATCAAATTCGCCGACACAGCCCTGGACGTGTACGCCCGGACCGGCTCCGCACGGGTGCTCGACTCGGCCCGGCACTCGATTCATCTGCTCGGCGCCTGA
- a CDS encoding GNAT family N-acetyltransferase, whose protein sequence is MDGRYRIRPGRATDVTAIAELQASVQLQDRTGGKPHPQIASWVEDLMAGHPSVRPEDFLVAEQDGRVVASLVELRQEWSLAGVRLPVAMIELVGTVPEHRGNRLTDRLFEVLHRRLADDGVPLQVIEGIPYFYRRFGYEYALANDGAPTIPVNALPDGPTVGGLRPATVDDADALAAVDRELAGTGVLSCPRDAAAWRYEIAGRRPDDIARRVVAVHEDGGYLVHTPQTAIVVAATVRPDDAVYAYLRQAAGPDQTELRLLLGPEHPLSLSGPAGVPRRTRGWYVRTGDPADLLARLKPVLQARWQAADLRWPGPSMTVGTYGRAARLHFTDGLLTHVTTHRGRAEQDAMIPPGALLQLALGHRSLPEILAEWPDCLPGDRITERFLTAAFPRVPVRVWPCA, encoded by the coding sequence ATGGACGGTCGCTACCGCATTCGCCCTGGCCGGGCCACGGACGTCACCGCGATCGCCGAGTTGCAGGCCTCGGTGCAGCTGCAGGACCGTACCGGTGGGAAGCCGCATCCACAGATCGCGTCCTGGGTCGAGGACCTGATGGCCGGGCATCCGTCGGTGCGCCCGGAGGACTTCCTGGTGGCCGAGCAGGACGGCCGTGTGGTGGCCAGCCTCGTCGAACTGCGGCAGGAGTGGAGTCTCGCCGGGGTGCGCCTGCCGGTGGCGATGATCGAGCTGGTCGGCACGGTGCCGGAGCATCGCGGTAACCGGCTGACCGACCGGCTCTTCGAAGTGTTGCACCGCAGACTGGCCGACGACGGTGTGCCGCTGCAGGTCATCGAGGGCATCCCGTACTTCTACCGCCGGTTCGGCTACGAGTACGCCCTGGCCAACGACGGCGCCCCGACGATCCCGGTCAACGCCCTGCCGGACGGGCCGACGGTCGGCGGTCTGCGTCCGGCGACCGTGGACGACGCGGACGCGCTTGCCGCCGTCGACCGGGAACTGGCCGGGACCGGGGTGCTGAGCTGTCCCCGGGACGCGGCCGCCTGGCGTTACGAGATCGCCGGCCGCCGTCCGGACGACATCGCCCGCCGGGTCGTTGCCGTACACGAGGACGGCGGCTACCTCGTGCACACTCCACAGACGGCCATCGTGGTCGCGGCGACGGTGCGGCCGGACGACGCCGTCTACGCATACCTGCGGCAGGCCGCCGGGCCGGACCAGACCGAGCTCCGGCTGCTGCTCGGCCCGGAGCACCCGCTGAGCCTGTCCGGCCCGGCGGGTGTGCCCCGTCGTACCCGCGGCTGGTATGTCCGCACCGGCGACCCCGCCGACCTGCTCGCTCGCCTGAAACCCGTGCTTCAGGCGCGTTGGCAGGCGGCGGATCTGCGGTGGCCGGGGCCGTCCATGACGGTCGGGACGTACGGCCGGGCCGCACGCCTGCACTTCACCGACGGCCTCCTCACCCACGTCACCACCCATCGTGGCCGCGCCGAACAGGACGCCATGATCCCGCCCGGCGCGCTGCTACAGCTGGCCCTCGGTCATCGCAGTCTGCCGGAGATCCTCGCCGAGTGGCCGGACTGCCTGCCCGGCGACCGGATCACCGAGCGTTTTCTGACGGCGGCGTTTCCACGGGTTCCGGTGCGGGTGTGGCCTTGCGCCTGA
- a CDS encoding tripartite tricarboxylate transporter permease, with the protein MTELTNLLDGFANVVTPQNLLIALIGVTIGTAVGVLPGIGPAMTVALLLPLTYGMEPTQAFIMFAGIFYGGMYGGSTTSILLNTPGESSSVVTAIEGNKMAKAGRAAQALATAAIGSFVAGTIGTLLLVFVTPPMVSFAISLGAPDYLAIMLLGFIAVSAVLGVSRIRGFASLLIGLTVGLVGIDRVTGQQRLTFDLPQLADGIDVIVVAVGIFAVGETLWVAAHLLKRPVEVIPVGQPWLGRDDWRRSWKPWLRGTALGFPFGVMPAGGAEIPTYLSYALEKRLTKHPEQFGKGAIEGVAGPEAANNASAAGTLVPMLALGLPTNATAAVMLAAFQGYGIQPGPLLLQRESTLVWTLIASLFVGNLLLLVLNLPLAPVWARLLRVPRPYLYAGILFFASMGAYAVNAQPFDLLLLLLLGLLGFGMRRFGLPVLPLIVGVILGPMAERQGRMALQLSGGDLSGLLGGPISYLIYGIILLILCWPLLRLLVRRKATPAPEPVETPPSENAR; encoded by the coding sequence ATGACCGAACTGACCAACCTGCTCGACGGTTTCGCCAACGTGGTGACGCCACAGAACCTGCTGATCGCCCTGATCGGCGTCACCATCGGCACCGCGGTCGGGGTGCTGCCCGGCATCGGCCCGGCGATGACGGTGGCGCTGCTGCTGCCGCTCACCTACGGCATGGAACCGACGCAGGCGTTCATCATGTTCGCCGGCATCTTCTACGGCGGCATGTACGGCGGATCCACCACGTCCATCCTGCTCAACACCCCCGGCGAGTCGTCGTCGGTGGTGACCGCCATCGAGGGCAACAAGATGGCCAAAGCCGGGCGGGCCGCGCAAGCTCTGGCGACGGCGGCGATCGGCTCGTTCGTGGCGGGCACCATCGGCACTCTGCTGCTGGTGTTCGTGACCCCGCCGATGGTGTCGTTCGCGATCAGTCTCGGCGCCCCCGACTATCTGGCGATCATGCTGCTCGGGTTCATCGCGGTCAGCGCGGTGCTCGGCGTGTCCCGGATCCGCGGGTTCGCGTCCCTGCTGATCGGCCTGACCGTCGGGCTGGTCGGCATCGACCGGGTGACCGGCCAGCAGCGGCTCACCTTCGACCTGCCGCAACTGGCCGACGGCATCGACGTGATCGTGGTCGCGGTCGGCATCTTCGCCGTCGGCGAAACCCTGTGGGTGGCCGCTCACCTGCTCAAACGCCCCGTCGAAGTGATCCCGGTCGGTCAGCCGTGGCTGGGCCGCGACGACTGGCGGCGTTCGTGGAAACCGTGGCTGCGGGGCACCGCACTCGGCTTCCCGTTCGGCGTGATGCCCGCCGGGGGCGCCGAGATCCCCACCTACCTGTCGTACGCGCTGGAAAAGCGCCTCACCAAGCACCCGGAACAGTTCGGCAAGGGTGCGATCGAGGGCGTGGCCGGGCCGGAAGCCGCCAACAACGCGTCCGCCGCCGGAACCCTGGTACCGATGCTGGCACTCGGGCTGCCGACCAACGCCACCGCCGCGGTCATGCTCGCCGCCTTCCAGGGCTACGGCATCCAGCCCGGCCCGTTGCTGCTGCAACGCGAGTCGACACTGGTGTGGACGCTGATCGCCAGCCTGTTCGTCGGCAACCTGCTGCTGCTGGTACTGAACCTGCCACTGGCCCCGGTGTGGGCGCGACTGCTGCGGGTGCCGCGCCCGTACCTGTACGCCGGGATCCTGTTCTTCGCCTCGATGGGCGCGTACGCCGTCAACGCCCAGCCCTTCGACCTGCTGCTGTTGCTGTTGCTGGGGCTGCTCGGGTTCGGGATGCGGCGCTTCGGACTGCCGGTCCTCCCGCTGATCGTCGGGGTGATCCTCGGCCCGATGGCCGAACGACAGGGCCGGATGGCGCTGCAACTGTCCGGCGGCGACCTGTCCGGCCTGCTCGGCGGCCCGATCTCGTACCTGATCTACGGCATCATCCTGCTGATCCTGTGCTGGCCGCTGCTGCGTCTGCTTGTCAGGCGCAAGGCCACACCCGCACCGGAACCCGTGGAAACGCCGCCGTCAGAAAACGCTCGGTGA
- a CDS encoding tripartite tricarboxylate transporter TctB family protein, which yields MTKDRAQYGVCAFLAAIGVLVLVDATTIGHATSSNDPIGPRPVPILIGALLLVVAVVYAIDVSRGGTGKEEDGEDVDLTSRIDWRTVVLLIVAFGLNAVLIEPLGWVISGSLLFWGSAYALGSRKHLLTPVIAVSLALVTFYGFAIGLGVNLPAGVLQGIL from the coding sequence GTGACCAAGGACCGGGCCCAGTACGGGGTCTGCGCCTTTCTCGCCGCGATCGGGGTGCTGGTCCTGGTCGACGCCACCACGATCGGGCATGCCACCAGCAGCAACGACCCGATCGGGCCGCGGCCGGTACCGATCCTGATCGGCGCGCTGCTGCTGGTCGTCGCGGTGGTGTACGCGATCGACGTGTCCCGCGGCGGCACCGGCAAAGAGGAGGACGGCGAGGACGTCGACCTGACATCGAGGATCGACTGGCGGACCGTGGTGCTGCTGATCGTGGCGTTCGGGCTGAACGCGGTGCTGATCGAACCGCTCGGCTGGGTGATCAGCGGGTCACTGCTGTTCTGGGGTTCGGCGTACGCCCTCGGATCCCGAAAGCACCTGCTCACGCCGGTGATCGCGGTCTCGCTGGCCCTGGTCACCTTCTACGGTTTCGCGATCGGCCTCGGCGTCAACCTGCCCGCCGGTGTCCTGCAGGGGATCCTCTGA
- a CDS encoding Bug family tripartite tricarboxylate transporter substrate binding protein, giving the protein MKTSTKAILAGLMTLTVTACGATAGKTEAGGPVADLRLMVPNTPGGGYDTTARTIAKVMEDNQIASGVEVFNLSGAGGVVGLQRTVNEKGNGKLAMQMGLGVVGASYTQKSPAKLTQTTPLAKVIEEPGAIVVPKESPYKTINDLVAAWKADPGKIAVGGGSSPGGPDHLLPMRLAKTVGIDPKTVNFVSYDGGGELLPAVLGGKIAFGASGVGEFLDQVEAGQVRVLAVTSEQRLDAVKDVPTLKESGIDMVFTNWRGIVAPPEISAADKQQWIDVLTRMHATDAWKAEVTKHGWTDAFVTGDQFATFLTEQDKAVADVLKDLGLA; this is encoded by the coding sequence ATGAAAACATCGACGAAGGCGATCTTGGCCGGGCTGATGACGTTGACAGTCACCGCGTGCGGCGCGACCGCGGGCAAGACCGAGGCGGGTGGTCCGGTCGCCGATCTGCGGCTGATGGTGCCGAACACCCCGGGCGGCGGGTACGACACGACGGCCCGCACCATCGCCAAGGTGATGGAGGACAACCAGATCGCCTCGGGTGTCGAAGTGTTCAACCTGTCCGGGGCCGGTGGTGTGGTCGGGTTGCAGCGCACCGTCAACGAGAAGGGCAACGGCAAGCTGGCGATGCAGATGGGCCTCGGTGTGGTCGGGGCGTCCTACACCCAGAAGTCGCCGGCGAAACTGACCCAGACCACGCCACTGGCGAAGGTCATCGAGGAACCCGGGGCCATCGTCGTACCCAAGGAATCGCCCTATAAGACCATCAACGACCTGGTCGCGGCGTGGAAGGCCGACCCCGGCAAGATCGCCGTAGGCGGCGGATCCTCGCCCGGCGGGCCGGACCACCTGCTGCCCATGCGGTTGGCGAAAACCGTCGGGATCGACCCCAAGACCGTCAATTTCGTGTCGTACGACGGGGGCGGCGAACTGTTGCCCGCAGTCCTCGGCGGCAAGATCGCGTTCGGCGCCAGTGGTGTCGGCGAGTTCCTGGACCAGGTCGAAGCCGGGCAGGTACGGGTCCTCGCGGTCACCAGCGAGCAGCGCCTGGACGCGGTGAAGGACGTGCCGACGCTGAAGGAATCCGGCATCGACATGGTCTTCACGAACTGGCGGGGCATCGTCGCCCCGCCGGAGATCTCCGCCGCCGACAAGCAGCAGTGGATCGACGTGCTGACCCGGATGCACGCCACCGACGCGTGGAAGGCGGAGGTCACCAAGCACGGCTGGACCGACGCGTTCGTCACCGGCGACCAGTTCGCGACGTTCCTGACCGAGCAGGACAAGGCGGTCGCCGACGTCCTGAAAGACCTGGGTCTGGCGTGA
- a CDS encoding sensor histidine kinase, whose protein sequence is MVANLKRPTLAGQLLVLQLAIIVIVLVAVAALSLAQSAATFNRVEGRRVAALAEQLADNPLIRAQLEQPAPGAALPALVQATQTQSGVSSVTVADTRGIVVDSTDPTLVRERLPLGDQSVAHGRSWSGELRLNGTLELVAQVPVLGDQHDNLGRQLGVVVIGEVSPTLWQRALDASYNIGIYLGLASLVGLTGSWLLARRIKRQTLGLEPREIAGLAEHREAMLYGIAEGVIALDPHHRITLVNAPGRALLDLPEDCVGRSLGELDVDGRLAEVLSGGDASSSRGRDQVVVRAGRVLVMNRMSVTGLGSVTTLRDRTELAQLEREMGSFRSTTELLRAQAHEFANQLHTISGLIQIGEHDEVVQYVDALARHRESLDLTLTSRVHDTAVAALLMAKSAQAAERRVRLKISERTSLDRLEPADAADVATVVGNLVDNAIDACCSGDDAWVEVELRQDTSTVEIVVRDSGPGVAESLAREVFSHGFTTKVAEQGERGIGLALTRLICTRHGGEVAVTGAMFTARLTVGGTS, encoded by the coding sequence GTGGTCGCGAACCTGAAGAGGCCGACACTCGCCGGACAACTACTGGTTCTCCAACTCGCGATCATCGTGATCGTGCTGGTGGCGGTGGCCGCGCTGTCCCTCGCCCAATCCGCCGCCACGTTCAACCGGGTCGAGGGCCGCCGGGTCGCCGCCCTCGCCGAACAACTCGCCGACAACCCGCTGATCCGCGCCCAGCTGGAACAACCCGCACCCGGCGCCGCCCTGCCCGCCCTCGTGCAGGCCACCCAGACCCAGTCCGGCGTCAGCTCGGTCACCGTCGCCGACACCCGCGGCATCGTCGTCGATTCGACCGACCCCACTCTGGTACGGGAGAGGCTGCCGCTCGGCGACCAGTCGGTGGCTCACGGCCGCAGCTGGTCCGGCGAGTTACGCCTGAACGGGACCCTCGAACTGGTCGCCCAGGTGCCGGTGCTCGGCGATCAGCACGACAACCTCGGCCGCCAACTGGGCGTGGTCGTCATCGGCGAGGTGTCGCCGACCCTGTGGCAACGGGCGCTCGACGCCTCGTACAACATCGGGATCTATCTCGGTCTGGCCAGTCTCGTCGGCCTGACCGGATCGTGGCTGCTGGCCCGGCGGATCAAGCGCCAGACCCTGGGCCTGGAACCGCGCGAGATCGCCGGCCTCGCCGAACACCGGGAAGCGATGTTGTACGGGATCGCCGAAGGTGTCATCGCGCTCGACCCGCACCATCGGATCACCCTGGTCAACGCCCCCGGCCGGGCCTTGCTCGACCTGCCCGAGGACTGCGTCGGCCGGTCGCTCGGCGAGTTGGACGTCGACGGCCGGCTCGCCGAGGTCCTGTCCGGCGGCGATGCCTCCTCCTCCCGTGGCCGTGATCAAGTGGTCGTCCGCGCCGGGCGGGTCCTCGTGATGAACCGGATGAGCGTCACCGGCCTCGGCTCGGTCACCACGCTGCGTGACCGCACCGAGCTGGCGCAGCTGGAACGGGAGATGGGCTCGTTCCGCAGCACCACCGAACTGTTGCGGGCCCAGGCCCACGAGTTCGCCAACCAGCTGCACACCATCTCCGGGTTGATCCAGATCGGCGAGCACGACGAGGTCGTCCAGTACGTCGACGCGCTCGCCCGGCACCGGGAGTCCCTGGACCTGACCCTGACCAGCCGGGTCCACGACACCGCCGTGGCCGCGCTGCTGATGGCGAAGTCGGCGCAGGCCGCCGAGCGCCGCGTACGGCTGAAGATCTCCGAGCGCACCTCGCTGGACCGTCTGGAACCGGCCGACGCCGCGGATGTCGCCACGGTCGTCGGCAATCTGGTCGACAACGCCATCGACGCCTGCTGCTCCGGCGACGACGCCTGGGTCGAGGTCGAACTGCGGCAGGACACGTCGACCGTGGAGATCGTGGTTCGCGACTCCGGCCCCGGGGTCGCGGAGTCCCTGGCCCGGGAAGTGTTCTCCCACGGGTTCACCACCAAAGTCGCTGAACAGGGCGAACGTGGCATCGGACTGGCCCTGACCCGGCTGATCTGCACCCGGCACGGTGGCGAGGTGGCCGTCACCGGCGCGATGTTCACCGCCCGTCTCACCGTAGGGGGAACGTCATGA